From a single Parambassis ranga chromosome 2, fParRan2.1, whole genome shotgun sequence genomic region:
- the ppt2b gene encoding lysosomal thioesterase PPT2, which yields MKGSCSFKRRSSSGAARLLYPLLGACLWAAVVGYKPVIIVHGLFDSSGDFKNLQRFINESHPGTNVTVIDLFDRSASLQPMWKQVEGFKAAIYPIMQNAADGVHFICYSQGGLVCRGILSTLSDHNVHSFISLSSPQAGQYGDTDYLKYLFPQFVKSNLYHLCYTSIGQRISICNYWNDPHHRDLYVNSSDYLALLNSERPNPNSTEWKKNFLKIKKLVLIGGPDDGVITPWQSSQFGFYDDNETVVEMQQQDIYLKDVFGLKTLAARGDLVVCSVPGVEHVWWHSNETVFHTCMEKWLE from the exons ATGAAGGGCTCCTGTTCTTTTAAGCGGAGGAGTAGCAGCGGGGCGGCCAGGCTGCTGTATCCGCTCCTCGGTGCTTGTCTCTGGGCTGCAGTGGTCGGATACAAACCGGTTATCATAGTGCACGGTTTGTTCGACAGCtcaggagattttaaaaacttaCAGCGGTTTATCAACGAG TCTCATCCTGGAACCAATGTGACGGTCATCGACCTGTTTGACAGGAGTGCCAGCCTGCAGCCCATGTGGAAACAGGTGGAGGGATTTAAGGCAGCTATTTACCCGATAATGCAGAACGCAGCAGATGGGGTTCATTTTATCTGCTACTCCCAGG GTGGACTTGTTTGCAGAGGAATCCTCTCCACTCTGTCAGACCATAATGTTCACTCctttatctctctgtcctcacctCAGGCTGGACAGTACGGAG ACACAGATTATTTAAAGTACCTCTTCCCTCAGTTTGTGAAGTCGAACCTGTACCACCTCTGCTACACATCAATAGGTCAGAGAATATCCATCTGCAACTACTGGAATG ACCCTCACCACAGAGACCTGTACGTGAACAGCAGTGATTATTTGGCTTTGCTCAACAGTGAGAGACCGAACCCTAATTCAACAG AGTGGAAGAAGAACTTTTTGAAAATCAAAAAGCTGGTGTTAATTGGAGGACCAGATGACGGGGTTATCACTCCATGGCAGTCGAG TCAGTTCGGGTTTTATGACGACAACGAGACCGTTGTCGAGATGCAGCAGCAAGAT ATCTATCTCAAAGATGTTTTCGGACTGAAGACACTAGCGGCTCGTGGAGATCTGGTCGTTTGCTCTGTTCCTGGCGTCGAGCATGTCTGGTGGCACTCGAATGAGACCGTGTTCCACACGTGTATGGAGAAGTGGCTGGAGtag